The Pirellulimonas nuda genome includes a region encoding these proteins:
- a CDS encoding TadE/TadG family type IV pilus assembly protein, giving the protein MKSLVQNRRRVPAPRRGVVIVLTGLLLVVIFAFVSLSIDSGRIVLTETQMQNAVDAASLAASQEITAAVYAAGQGQGSANIDANSDTVARARLMAADIAAANGVHVDADTDVFFGKRGYDFNTDSWVTQWNQSPFNVVKVVARRTDADLSSPNGELPLAFGWAVGRQSVPLQTTATSFVEARDMVLVLDFSGSMSDDTEISAFGRLGQSQVEASLDVMWDELRDSDARWPDKPSVQKWLPAFGGINSSVGTYINSSNTDYIYGQLKLGEKKSDGTLKYPYPQSGRYSDGSPKNFPTDSQSESRWKSYIDYVKSNGGTYKRKFGFRSLMNYIQQNNQMTWTESEDLWRTSHYPFTAVKNGASLFLNFLDELGYGDEIGVVSYGSYAVWEDSHQDGEVNLDLTSDPISDDYAAVDAIQRRHQAGHYDVYTNIGDGVLKARELLVGKESDANDTGHSRYGARPTIILMTDGNANRRPNNWSLPGSFQWKDWTDFDGNGTADYSTSDKNIQYAFWEVTKAAERGITVHTMAVGAGADRDFMRAAAFAGNGLFISVPGGSTIAEMEDQMLEAFGRIASKVPPAQLVYEMQSN; this is encoded by the coding sequence ATGAAGTCCTTGGTCCAGAACCGCCGAAGGGTCCCCGCGCCCAGGCGCGGCGTGGTGATCGTGCTCACGGGGCTGCTGTTGGTGGTGATCTTTGCGTTCGTGTCGCTCTCGATCGACTCGGGCCGGATCGTGCTCACCGAGACCCAGATGCAGAACGCGGTCGACGCCGCGTCGTTGGCCGCGTCGCAGGAGATCACCGCGGCGGTCTACGCCGCCGGCCAGGGGCAGGGCTCCGCGAACATCGACGCGAACTCCGACACCGTCGCCCGCGCCCGGCTGATGGCCGCCGATATTGCGGCCGCCAACGGCGTGCACGTCGACGCGGACACCGACGTCTTCTTCGGCAAGCGCGGCTACGACTTCAACACCGATAGCTGGGTGACCCAGTGGAACCAGTCCCCCTTCAACGTGGTGAAGGTGGTCGCCCGCCGCACGGACGCGGACCTCTCTTCCCCCAACGGCGAGCTGCCGCTCGCCTTCGGCTGGGCGGTCGGCCGCCAGAGCGTTCCGTTGCAAACCACAGCAACCAGCTTCGTTGAGGCGCGCGACATGGTGCTGGTGCTGGACTTCTCTGGCTCGATGAGCGACGACACCGAGATCAGCGCCTTCGGTCGACTAGGCCAATCGCAGGTCGAGGCCTCGTTGGACGTCATGTGGGACGAGCTGCGCGACAGCGACGCCCGCTGGCCCGACAAGCCCAGCGTACAGAAGTGGCTTCCGGCGTTCGGCGGGATCAACTCTTCGGTCGGCACGTACATCAACAGCAGCAACACCGACTACATCTACGGCCAACTGAAACTGGGAGAGAAAAAATCGGACGGGACGCTCAAGTACCCGTACCCCCAATCGGGCCGCTACAGCGACGGCTCTCCCAAAAACTTCCCGACCGACTCGCAGAGCGAGTCGCGGTGGAAGAGCTACATCGACTACGTGAAGAGCAACGGCGGAACGTACAAACGCAAGTTCGGCTTCCGCTCGCTGATGAACTACATCCAGCAGAACAACCAGATGACGTGGACCGAGTCCGAAGACCTCTGGCGGACCTCGCACTACCCCTTCACCGCGGTCAAGAACGGCGCCTCGCTCTTCCTGAACTTCCTCGATGAGCTCGGCTACGGCGACGAGATCGGCGTGGTGAGCTACGGCTCCTACGCGGTGTGGGAAGACTCCCACCAAGACGGCGAGGTTAACCTCGACCTCACCAGCGACCCCATCTCCGACGACTACGCCGCTGTAGACGCCATCCAGCGCCGCCACCAAGCGGGCCACTACGACGTCTACACCAACATCGGCGACGGCGTGCTCAAGGCCCGGGAGTTGCTCGTCGGCAAAGAAAGCGACGCCAACGACACCGGCCACTCCCGCTACGGCGCCCGCCCGACCATCATCCTGATGACCGACGGCAACGCCAACCGCCGGCCCAACAACTGGAGCCTGCCCGGCAGCTTCCAGTGGAAGGACTGGACGGACTTCGACGGCAACGGCACCGCCGACTACTCCACCAGCGACAAGAACATCCAGTACGCCTTCTGGGAGGTCACCAAGGCGGCCGAACGCGGCATCACGGTCCACACCATGGCCGTGGGCGCCGGCGCCGACCGCGACTTCATGCGGGCCGCGGCCTTCGCCGGCAACGGCTTGTTCATCAGCGTGCCGGGGGGTTCGACCATCGCCGAGATGGAAGACCAGATGCTCGAAGCCTTCGGCCGGATCGCCTCGAAGGTGCCGCCGGCCCAGCTCGTGTACGAGATGCAGAGCAACTAG